gcaattatttttctaatatttctattaaatattacaaaatttaacacCAAGAACTATACAAGACTATTTCTTATTTTGCGCCACACAGTAAAGAATTTCCAATAGAGTTATTTTAGTAGATAATGATCCATTGTTATACTCATATAGTTGTCAACTTCATGCAACCCgtaaaaacaatgttaaataCACCATATTAGCTATAGTTATGTCATTCGCCAATATTGTGCTCGTTATATTACGCTACTTTGCTTTCCGCTTGTAACATAATGACTATGCGTGACAGAACGGTTACGCAAACGGCGCGAGCGCATATATACACTTAAAAAAGAGATTACAGAAGTATAACTAGCTAGTTTTCAAAGTAGCTGCAATGAACTGTAACCAAATATGAATTTGAGATTTTCACAAGATATTTTACGTAACTCtgaaaatttaacttttgtgGCTTTAACATCATCACTCTTCATTTTCATCATACCTACTATATCATAGAGGTATATCCACCTACTGCTGGGTATAAGCCTCCTTTTTTCGCGCCACTTTCTTCAGTCCtctgaaaatgtatgtaaatatttcataatgtaaattttacaattcgGTTTGTGTGAGGGGTATGTATGTGAAGCAAAAGGCACATTAAATACGATGTAATATTTGTactatcattattttgttaagtaTGTAGGGAAGATGAATATTTCATGAATTGAAACATTTTAGATAATAGATATGTAATTGTGTTATAAGGGCTATGATGATCAcgcttcaaaaaatatattatcataagaTATTTTAGGTAAGAAGGCATAGCAGAGTCAAATATATGCCCAACGAACCGtacatagttataataattcgtacGTTAGcggaaatattttcatactagcttttacccgcggcttcgctcgcgtgaatttcattgcaaaatcacgatatttttttttatcacctactctgtaagactggtaaacatatatgatttaaattggattataattggattttttctcatttttagttcaatttccagtttcccgctgcgtgtctcttctcgcaaacttgtccaatcccgcttcctgctatgtaatgtagatatcccgtaccgtttcttacatattgtgccatcatgtttttcgcaatgtgtcccgtcctgtttcccactgtctccttcccatttcctgCTCCGACTCTCACTCctgctttctgcaacgcgtgccgtcccattttccatgacgttttacgtcccagttttttattaaccacaaacgtaaattaaacattttttgtacttactgttatttactataaaaagtaagtgtgccaattttcagctttttatcttgaaaattgtattaagtcccatacaacctttcaccccccttttgaaggttgagggttaattttcagaaaaatttgaaacacgttttcattaatttgttgtaaataaccaaaatccaaattttcaagtcagtaacttcaacggtgtagaactttcatattaacagtttttacccctttttttttctacaaaattttaaagtaaatcggctccgtggattgttattttaattttcctacaggattctcttcattttccgggatgaaatgtctataacatgttaacccgggattccgaggtatttttgattcattattagattttcaattattagATTTCAGAAAACTACAAAACTATGTTTTCGTTATCTATACCAGTAACTAAGTAAATTccatgaaaaatgaaaaaaaaaaatcaatgtacaaattaggcctttcttcaattttattttatgtaatgattatatttattttatagcttaATAACTTTCGCCCGCGTCTTCGCCCACGtgtatttcccacgggagtagTTATTTTTCTAGGATGAAAAGTATCCTTTGGTCTTCTCCGTACTCAAACCAtacatatgcaaaatttcatggaGATTCATGAAGATtatttgagtagataaagGGTGAAGgcctaacaaataaacttactttcgcatttatattattaattgggATTAGGCAATCATTGCGAGTTGCCTAATAATAAGCAGCATAATTAAATACTGGAGTTAAAGAGCACCCAATGGACATGTGTCAGTAATATCAGAATCCAACATCATTTTCTTATTCTTACCGATATAAATTGGTAATCGATTGAACACAAAGGAAGAAGGGCTGACAATGATAATGAAATGCCTaattgttttctatataatttccAGGCGTATCCCAAATACGTGTTCAAGTACGGCGTGAACGACTTCCATACCGGCGACATCAAGACCCACCACGAGACAAGAGATGGTGATGTTGTTAAAGGTAGCTTTGTCTTTTTCTCTGATCCTCAAGCTGTTATGAAAGTAAATCtaaaaatgttgaatattCAGCTGTGCCATCTTACCCAGCTATTAAGCTATTAGCTGTTAAGGCTATCTCTCCTCAGACGACATCTACGATAGGACATGAAGTCTTATATGCTCTGTATTGTTCCGTAGATATCGAATGAGACTACTAACGGAAAAAATGCCtagagatagagagagagagatcacAGCATCTTGACATTAAATGCTCTACAAAATGCACTGTCTCAACTTTTTTAAGTTTCTGAATGCACTGTtgatagaataattaaattttccctGTCCTTCCTTGTGGTTTCCGCCTTTCCTATGAACTTCCGTTGTTTACCCAACATTGTTTGCATTGTGTTGCAAACAATGTTGGGAGCCTCGCCATTGCGCAATATTTGCGCTTTTGGATTATAATTGGATTTGACCTGTCTGATCTTAAACTGGTGATAATATGATTGTTGCCGAGATCTAAACTGATCTCAGTAAACATtacatacctaattaattcattgaaaattctacataggtaaaaccatagataaaagaaatatatgggTAAAAcctaacaataaatatttatatttagaagaaTATTAATCCGgagaatttagaattttctaATTAGACATAAATAGTACTTTTGTACttacttttcttattttcaagGTCTAAATTTCATAGCACCTAGGTATTCGTGTGCAAAACAATTCCggctttttactttttctactTCATTTCACACGGTCTTCGtatccttagttgtcagaccattggcacgcataacATCCTTGACGATACCAAACCAGCACTTGGGTTATTGTATACCCTTTATACGAAAAACATCACCTAGATGTAGCCCATGTTCTAGAATAATTCCAGAGAACGTTACCCCTGGTTCCAGGTCAATACACGGTGGTGGAACCTGACGGCTCCATTAGGACCGTGGACTACACGGCAGACAAGCACAACGGGTTCAACGCCGTAGTTCACAAGACCGCGCCCATCTCACAACACGAGGCCGCTCACCTCCATTCCTAGGTTACTTTAGGTTCTATTCTCAAGCTCcagcaaaaatattt
This sequence is a window from Plodia interpunctella isolate USDA-ARS_2022_Savannah chromosome 6, ilPloInte3.2, whole genome shotgun sequence. Protein-coding genes within it:
- the LOC128670796 gene encoding cuticle protein 19-like — translated: MALKIVLVALTLVACTHGRFFTFLRPVKSVDSHPAASVPAQPRLGFDHHHITEDEHVDYYAYPKYVFKYGVNDFHTGDIKTHHETRDGDVVKGQYTVVEPDGSIRTVDYTADKHNGFNAVVHKTAPISQHEAAHLHS